The following DNA comes from Candidatus Neomarinimicrobiota bacterium.
GCGATGGCCTCCACATTGTCAAAACTGCCCAGGAGCCTCTTCCGCGTCACCGGTCCGACCCCCCTTATTTCTTCAAAGATCGACCGGGTGACCGTCTCTTTCCGTTGCTGTCGGTGAAAGGTGACAGCAAACCGATGGGCTTCATCCCGAATACGGCGAAGAAGTGTAAGTCCCGGAGAGGATTTGGGAATTGACTGAGGTTCCGAGTAGCCCGGTAGATAGATTTCCTCCAGTCGCTTTGCCAGCCCGACAACGGGAATGTAGGTCAATCCCAGAACCTGCAACGCCGAAACTGCCATCCCCAGTTGCCCCTTCCCTCCGTCAACCAGTATGAGATCGGGCATGGTCGCATTTTCACTCTTAAGACGCGTGTACCTGCGAAACACTACTTCGCGGATCATGGCAAAATCATCGATTCCTCTGACGGATTTGATTTTGTACTTACGATATTCCCGTTTCTCCGACGCGCCGTCCACAAAGCTCACCATGGAACCTACAGGATTCGTTCCGTGAAGCGCTGAAATATCGAAAGCCTCGATGCGCCGCGGTGGCACTGACAGCCTCAAGTCGCTCTGCAATCGTTGAACCATCCCCGGAACCAACTCTTTTCTTCTTTTCCGGCGCCTTCGATACTCTTCCAGGAGAAGATCTGCGTTTTGCTCTCCCATGCGCAGGAGCCTGACCTTCTCCCCACGCCTGGGAACCGTGAGATAGACTCTCTTATTTCTCTTTCTCTCCAACCATTCGGTTATGGCATCAACATCTCGCGGCAGCTCGCGAACGATGATTTCCCTGGGCACAAAATCGGCATCCATGTAGAATTGACGTATGAAATCGTGAACTGCCTGTCTGAGATTATCCTCTTCCACCCCCAGCAAATAGACCTTCTCCCGGCTCATCACTTTTCCGTTTCTGAGACGAATCACAGCGGCACAGGCATCCTTGTCCCGTACCGACAGAGCGATGATGTCCTTGTCGTCGAAAGTGGCTGAGACTTTTCTCTGCCGGTTCGAGAATGTCTCAACGGCTCTCAACTGGTCCCGAAAGCGAGCAGCTTCCTCGTATTTTCTCGCCTCGGAAGCTGCCTCCATCGTCGCCTTCAAATCCTTGATGATGCTGTCTGTCCTGCCGTGAAGGAACCGGACAACATTGTGAACCATCCCGTTGTATGCTTCCCGGGAAACCAGTCCTTCACACGGCCCTCGGCATTTCTTGATATGGTAATCGAGACAAACTGAATGCTTGTTTTGTTCAATTGACTCTTTATTTATGTAGTAATCACAACTTCTTATAGGAAATACCTTGTGTATTACTTTAAGAGTTTTTCGCAGTGTTTTCACTTCTGTGTAAGGCCCAAAATAGTTAGAGCCGTCCTTCACAATTCTTCTGGTAAGAAGGACC
Coding sequences within:
- the uvrC gene encoding excinuclease ABC subunit UvrC; amino-acid sequence: MRNHRLEEKIRQVPQKPGVYMLKDGSGKILYIGKAKVLRDRVRSYFQKNLPSNPRLYSLVRRTRDLEWIVTSSEVEALLAEANLVKKHAPKYNVSLKDDKSFPYIRITREPYPQVLLTRRIVKDGSNYFGPYTEVKTLRKTLKVIHKVFPIRSCDYYINKESIEQNKHSVCLDYHIKKCRGPCEGLVSREAYNGMVHNVVRFLHGRTDSIIKDLKATMEAASEARKYEEAARFRDQLRAVETFSNRQRKVSATFDDKDIIALSVRDKDACAAVIRLRNGKVMSREKVYLLGVEEDNLRQAVHDFIRQFYMDADFVPREIIVRELPRDVDAITEWLERKRNKRVYLTVPRRGEKVRLLRMGEQNADLLLEEYRRRRKRRKELVPGMVQRLQSDLRLSVPPRRIEAFDISALHGTNPVGSMVSFVDGASEKREYRKYKIKSVRGIDDFAMIREVVFRRYTRLKSENATMPDLILVDGGKGQLGMAVSALQVLGLTYIPVVGLAKRLEEIYLPGYSEPQSIPKSSPGLTLLRRIRDEAHRFAVTFHRQQRKETVTRSIFEEIRGVGPVTRKRLLGSFDNVEAIAEASTTEVCEKASVGVRIADEIISMAKSTTTSS